The following are from one region of the Yoonia sp. R2331 genome:
- a CDS encoding GNAT family N-acetyltransferase, producing the protein MMHETVTDQPSYVADRFVLRPLRLSDTGLVTMYASDEKLARATASIPHPLPPGTIENMIKRAQLPDRSEDIWVLDGSASDHAEVLGLISLRKMDRAQSEVFYWIAPAFWNVGFATEAVRTLLTANPHSAAQYFAEAFQDNPGSARVLTNSGFDYLGDAEAFSIARSAVVPTWTYMLKTGL; encoded by the coding sequence ATGATGCATGAAACCGTGACTGACCAGCCCAGCTATGTCGCTGACCGCTTCGTGCTGCGCCCGCTGCGCCTGTCTGACACCGGTCTTGTGACCATGTATGCCTCGGACGAGAAACTTGCCCGGGCCACGGCCTCTATCCCGCATCCGCTGCCGCCGGGCACAATCGAGAACATGATCAAGCGGGCGCAACTGCCCGACCGGTCAGAGGATATCTGGGTGCTTGACGGCTCTGCCAGCGATCACGCCGAGGTTCTGGGCCTGATTTCCTTGCGCAAGATGGATCGTGCGCAATCCGAAGTCTTTTACTGGATCGCGCCTGCGTTCTGGAATGTCGGATTTGCGACCGAAGCCGTACGCACCCTGCTGACCGCCAACCCGCATAGTGCCGCGCAATACTTTGCCGAAGCGTTTCAGGACAATCCGGGCTCTGCCCGTGTCTTGACGAATTCCGGATTTGATTACCTTGGCGATGCAGAAGCTTTCAGCATCGCGCGCAGTGCGGTGGTGCCCACATGGACTTACATGCTGAAAACTGGCCTCTGA
- a CDS encoding GNAT family N-acetyltransferase → MDLHAENWPLTPILTTPRFTLRPYAPSDRDAAVRVLNDYDVTRWLTMVPWPYQPRDFDWFLNSFIPDTQHVVWVIDGGNGLLGAISVVSELGYWLDSAHHGQGIMTEVATAAIDWYFTQEHDELTSGYILGNRPSAAVLRKLGFQDTHINRDVTTARGETVDIQRVALTRADWQARNV, encoded by the coding sequence ATGGACTTACATGCTGAAAACTGGCCTCTGACGCCCATTCTGACGACGCCGCGTTTCACGCTGCGTCCCTACGCGCCCAGTGACCGCGATGCGGCGGTGCGCGTACTGAACGACTATGACGTTACCAGATGGCTGACGATGGTCCCTTGGCCCTATCAGCCGCGTGACTTTGACTGGTTTCTGAACAGTTTCATTCCCGACACCCAGCATGTCGTCTGGGTGATCGACGGGGGTAACGGGCTTTTGGGCGCAATCAGCGTTGTCTCGGAACTCGGCTATTGGCTGGACTCCGCGCACCACGGGCAGGGCATCATGACAGAAGTCGCCACAGCCGCCATTGATTGGTATTTCACACAAGAGCACGACGAACTGACCTCGGGCTATATCCTTGGCAACCGGCCCTCCGCAGCTGTTCTGCGCAAACTTGGGTTTCAGGACACGCATATCAATCGCGATGTGACCACTGCGCGAGGAGAAACGGTCGACATTCAACGCGTTGCGTTGACGCGCGCCGATTGGCAGGCCCGCAATGTCTGA
- a CDS encoding GNAT family N-acetyltransferase, which translates to MSETYRSIRPADYDDLYALASRWEVVRQLGGWKWPPDPVQIRERSKPYDGDGFVWAICRDDRLIGTISVTRGDLGYALHPDHQGQGVMGRATRKAVATAFSGSDRDHITGSTWHDNPASARVLERLGFVHWQTVYIRSIARGLPTLVHQRRLTRAAWQTLEKRQQLA; encoded by the coding sequence ATGTCTGAAACCTATCGCTCTATCCGACCTGCGGATTATGACGACCTATATGCGCTTGCCTCTCGTTGGGAAGTTGTGCGCCAATTGGGCGGCTGGAAATGGCCGCCCGATCCGGTACAAATCCGCGAACGGTCCAAACCTTACGACGGCGATGGCTTTGTCTGGGCGATTTGCCGTGATGACCGGCTGATCGGCACTATTAGTGTGACGCGCGGCGATCTGGGCTATGCGCTACACCCCGATCATCAGGGTCAAGGCGTTATGGGCCGGGCGACGCGCAAGGCCGTTGCCACAGCCTTTTCCGGCAGCGACCGGGATCACATCACCGGCTCAACTTGGCATGATAATCCGGCCTCAGCGCGGGTGCTGGAACGGCTGGGTTTTGTCCATTGGCAAACTGTCTATATCCGCTCTATCGCCCGTGGTCTGCCGACGCTGGTTCATCAGCGTCGCTTGACCCGTGCTGCTTGGCAGACGCTTGAGAAGCGCCAGCAACTAGCTTAA
- the obgE gene encoding GTPase ObgE yields the protein MKFLDLAKVYIRSGGGGAGCISFRREKFIEYGGPNGGDGGNGGSVWVEGVESLNTLIDFRYQQHFFAKSGQHGMGSGMTGKTGDDIVLRVPVGTEVLDEDEETLIADITEVGQRVLLAKGGNGGWGNLHFKSATNQAPRRANPGQEGVERTIWLRLKLIADVGLLGMPNAGKSTFLAATSNARPKIADYPFTTLVPNLGVVGVDNVEFVVADIPGLIEGASEGRGLGDMFLGHVERCAVLLHLVDGTSGDPMQDYKTIIEELENYGGALADKPRVTVLNKIDALDAEERAFLLEEMQAVVDGPVMLMSGATTEGTVDVLRALRGHIDDTRVRAKLAANEAEEETPWQP from the coding sequence ATGAAGTTCCTCGACCTTGCCAAAGTCTACATCCGCTCCGGCGGTGGGGGTGCTGGTTGTATCTCATTCCGGCGCGAGAAATTTATCGAGTACGGTGGCCCCAATGGGGGTGACGGCGGCAATGGTGGGTCTGTCTGGGTGGAAGGGGTCGAAAGCCTGAACACGCTGATTGATTTCCGCTACCAGCAGCATTTCTTTGCCAAATCCGGCCAGCACGGCATGGGATCGGGCATGACCGGCAAGACCGGTGATGACATTGTGCTGCGCGTCCCTGTGGGCACAGAGGTTCTGGACGAAGACGAAGAGACCTTGATTGCTGACATTACCGAGGTTGGCCAGCGCGTGTTGCTGGCGAAAGGTGGCAATGGGGGCTGGGGCAACCTGCACTTCAAATCGGCCACCAATCAGGCACCCCGTCGCGCCAATCCGGGGCAAGAGGGTGTTGAACGGACGATCTGGCTGCGGCTAAAGCTGATTGCGGATGTGGGCCTGTTGGGAATGCCGAATGCGGGCAAGTCGACCTTTTTGGCCGCAACTTCCAATGCCCGCCCCAAGATCGCAGATTATCCGTTCACCACGCTGGTCCCGAACCTAGGGGTTGTTGGTGTCGATAACGTCGAATTCGTCGTGGCTGATATCCCTGGTCTGATCGAGGGGGCGTCCGAAGGGCGCGGCCTGGGTGATATGTTTCTGGGCCATGTGGAACGTTGTGCGGTGCTGTTGCACCTGGTCGATGGCACCTCTGGCGATCCGATGCAGGACTACAAAACCATCATCGAAGAGTTGGAAAACTACGGTGGGGCCTTGGCCGACAAGCCGCGTGTGACTGTGCTGAACAAGATTGACGCGCTGGATGCAGAAGAACGCGCGTTTTTGCTGGAAGAGATGCAGGCAGTTGTTGATGGGCCTGTGATGCTGATGTCGGGGGCCACCACCGAGGGCACTGTCGACGTGTTGCGCGCGTTGCGCGGGCACATTGATGATACGCGGGTCAGGGCCAAGCTGGCCGCAAACGAGGCCGAGGAAGAGACGCCGTGGCAGCCCTGA
- the proB gene encoding glutamate 5-kinase: protein MAALNDAKRLVVKIGSALLVDRDNGALRADWLKSLAADVAAIRARGTDVIIVSSGSIALGRSALGLGADALALEQSQAAAAVGQIRLARAYEEALEPHGITTAQVLVTLEDSENRRRYLNSRATLETLLGLGVTPIVNENDTIATDEIRYGDNDRLAAQVAVTVAADQLVLLSDVDGLYTANPAEDAQAERLPMVAGITPQIMAMAGDAGSGLSKGGMKTKVMAARVATEAGCAMAITLGSPLNPLKRLEDGANATWFAAQVTPQAARKRWIAAMKPRGSVTVDAGAITALHDGRSLLPAGVRVVDGAFERGDAVAILGPDNTTIGQGLTRYTRDEAAQIAGKRSADITDILGYTGRAALIHRDDMVLQDRNGQ, encoded by the coding sequence GTGGCAGCCCTGAACGACGCAAAGCGCCTTGTGGTCAAGATCGGGTCTGCCTTGCTGGTGGACCGCGACAACGGAGCCTTGCGGGCCGATTGGCTCAAGTCGCTGGCAGCTGACGTGGCCGCGATCCGTGCACGTGGCACAGATGTTATCATCGTATCGTCCGGGTCCATTGCACTGGGGCGCAGCGCATTGGGATTGGGCGCCGACGCGCTGGCATTGGAACAATCGCAAGCGGCGGCGGCCGTGGGGCAGATCCGTCTTGCACGGGCTTACGAAGAAGCATTGGAACCGCACGGCATCACCACCGCGCAAGTGCTTGTCACGCTTGAGGATTCCGAAAATCGTCGCCGTTATTTGAACAGTCGGGCGACCTTGGAAACCTTGCTGGGATTGGGTGTGACACCCATCGTAAATGAAAACGACACGATCGCCACCGATGAAATTCGCTATGGCGACAATGACCGGTTGGCCGCGCAGGTGGCCGTAACTGTTGCGGCAGATCAGCTTGTTCTCTTGTCGGATGTTGATGGGCTTTATACCGCGAATCCGGCCGAGGATGCGCAGGCCGAACGCTTGCCAATGGTGGCGGGGATTACACCGCAGATCATGGCGATGGCCGGCGATGCTGGTTCAGGCTTGTCCAAGGGCGGAATGAAGACGAAAGTCATGGCCGCCCGTGTCGCGACAGAGGCAGGGTGCGCCATGGCAATTACATTAGGATCGCCCCTGAATCCATTGAAAAGGCTTGAAGATGGCGCGAATGCAACGTGGTTTGCGGCGCAAGTCACACCGCAGGCGGCGCGCAAACGCTGGATCGCAGCAATGAAGCCGCGCGGATCGGTGACGGTGGATGCGGGCGCGATTACCGCCTTGCATGACGGACGCAGTTTGCTGCCTGCAGGGGTTCGGGTGGTCGATGGCGCGTTTGAGCGGGGCGATGCTGTGGCGATCCTGGGGCCTGACAATACAACGATTGGACAAGGGCTGACACGGTACACGAGGGACGAGGCTGCGCAGATCGCTGGCAAACGCTCCGCTGACATTACAGATATCCTTGGCTATACCGGGCGAGCGGCGTTGATCCACCGCGACGATATGGTGCTGCAAGACAGGAATGGGCAATGA
- a CDS encoding glutamate-5-semialdehyde dehydrogenase has product MNDMTPELMNTMGAAAKAASAALATAAPEQKTKALNAAADAVWAARADIIAANGKDMDFGRDKGLSPAMMDRLMLDEARITGICDGLRDVAGQEDPIGAVTKEWTQATGLHIKRVRTPIGVIGVIYESRPNVTADAGALCLKSGNAVILRGGSESFHTSTAIHACLVAGLRAADLPEAAIQLVPTRDRAAVKDMLQATDFIDVIVPRGGKGLVGLVQREARVPVFAHLEGICHIYVDGSADLEKSRAVVLNAKTRRTGICGSSECLLIDQAFWDAHGDVLIRDLIDAGVEVRAEGAAGVAGTVAATPDDFGHEFLDMIIAAKVVDGVDAAVAHIRQYGSNHTDAIMAEDDAVADTFFRNLDSAILMRNASTQFADGGEFGMGAEIGIATGKLHARGPVGATQLTSFKYLVTGDGTVRA; this is encoded by the coding sequence ATGAACGATATGACCCCTGAGTTGATGAACACGATGGGTGCGGCGGCCAAGGCGGCCTCTGCGGCGCTGGCCACGGCAGCACCAGAGCAAAAGACCAAGGCGCTGAACGCCGCAGCGGATGCGGTCTGGGCTGCACGCGCGGATATCATTGCGGCCAATGGCAAGGACATGGACTTTGGTCGCGACAAAGGGCTTTCGCCTGCGATGATGGACCGGTTGATGCTGGACGAGGCGCGGATTACGGGCATTTGCGACGGGCTGCGCGATGTGGCCGGGCAAGAGGATCCGATCGGGGCCGTCACCAAAGAATGGACCCAAGCCACGGGGCTGCACATCAAACGCGTGCGCACGCCGATTGGCGTGATCGGCGTGATCTACGAAAGCCGTCCCAACGTGACGGCAGATGCGGGCGCGCTGTGCCTGAAATCGGGCAATGCCGTCATTTTGCGCGGCGGGTCCGAAAGTTTTCATACCTCAACAGCGATTCATGCTTGTCTGGTGGCGGGACTCAGGGCCGCAGACCTGCCCGAGGCGGCGATCCAGCTGGTCCCGACACGCGACCGAGCCGCTGTAAAGGACATGCTGCAAGCTACTGATTTTATTGACGTTATCGTGCCGCGCGGCGGTAAAGGCCTGGTTGGGCTGGTCCAGCGGGAAGCCCGTGTGCCGGTCTTTGCCCACCTTGAAGGCATTTGCCATATCTACGTGGACGGCTCTGCCGATCTGGAGAAATCACGCGCTGTTGTGCTGAACGCCAAGACGCGCCGGACCGGGATATGTGGGTCGTCGGAATGTCTGCTGATTGATCAGGCGTTCTGGGATGCGCATGGCGATGTGCTGATCCGCGATCTGATCGATGCCGGTGTTGAGGTGCGCGCAGAAGGCGCGGCTGGGGTGGCCGGGACAGTGGCCGCAACCCCTGATGACTTTGGCCATGAATTCCTGGACATGATCATCGCCGCCAAGGTGGTCGACGGGGTGGACGCCGCAGTGGCGCATATCCGGCAATACGGGTCAAACCACACCGACGCGATCATGGCCGAGGATGATGCCGTGGCCGATACGTTTTTCCGCAACCTCGACAGTGCGATCCTGATGCGCAATGCCTCGACCCAGTTTGCTGACGGGGGCGAGTTTGGCATGGGGGCCGAGATCGGGATTGCGACGGGCAAACTGCACGCGCGCGGCCCGGTAGGGGCGACGCAATTGACCAGTTTCAAATACCTCGTGACCGGCGACGGAACAGTGCGCGCCTAA
- a CDS encoding histidine phosphotransferase family protein has product MRPDLAALVGSRICHDLISPIGAISNGVELLAMSDDSPSAEMQLISDSVDNASARIRFFRIAYGAATADQFISQGEVTAILGAMARGGRFTYAWEVADDPRRLEVRLVFLLLQCFESALPFGGEVAISSTGTAWKIEATGRKISADPSLWDDLGTVRASDDIGPAQVHFALMPDALKEANRKLTADIQNDRIVVTF; this is encoded by the coding sequence ATGCGCCCTGATCTTGCAGCTCTCGTCGGATCGCGCATCTGTCATGACCTTATCAGCCCAATCGGTGCAATCAGCAATGGGGTAGAGCTTTTGGCGATGTCCGACGACAGCCCAAGCGCCGAAATGCAGTTGATCAGCGACAGCGTGGACAACGCCAGCGCCCGCATCCGGTTCTTTCGCATCGCCTATGGTGCGGCAACGGCGGATCAGTTCATCAGCCAGGGTGAAGTGACTGCGATTCTTGGGGCAATGGCGCGTGGTGGCCGGTTCACCTACGCATGGGAGGTCGCTGACGACCCTCGCCGGCTAGAGGTGCGGTTGGTCTTTCTGCTTTTGCAGTGCTTTGAAAGCGCCCTGCCCTTCGGCGGTGAAGTCGCCATCAGCAGCACCGGCACTGCCTGGAAGATTGAGGCCACGGGTCGCAAGATCAGCGCTGACCCTAGTCTTTGGGACGATCTGGGCACTGTCCGTGCCAGCGATGACATCGGACCGGCACAGGTGCATTTCGCATTGATGCCCGACGCGCTGAAAGAGGCGAACCGCAAGCTGACCGCAGATATTCAAAACGACCGTATCGTGGTGACGTTTTAG
- a CDS encoding DUF3553 domain-containing protein: protein MSDLNAILEPGMLVTHPNKPDWGVGQVQSNIGGRITVNFRETGKIVIDGSLIILVPYHGSNTT, encoded by the coding sequence ATGTCTGATCTGAACGCAATTCTGGAACCCGGCATGCTGGTCACCCACCCCAACAAGCCGGACTGGGGCGTGGGACAGGTGCAGTCAAATATTGGCGGTCGGATCACGGTCAATTTCCGCGAAACAGGTAAAATTGTCATTGATGGATCATTGATCATACTGGTCCCCTATCACGGCAGCAACACAACCTAA
- a CDS encoding GNAT family N-acetyltransferase, with protein MTVSPQFDLQLACSDTDVVAAQCLRYQVFVAELGGTPDGVDHAAGQETDAFDAHADHLLLRDLTRRADDQVIGVYRLMNRAQADAAGGFSSAAEYDLTPLLAGGRKLLELGRSCLHPDYRGGVAMHHLWQGLAAHVRQQKIEILFGVASFHGADASRHAAALAHLHQSYLAPPKLRPVAKGAGAVPQDDLTLADKNRKEAVAAIPPLIKAYLRLGGMVGDGAYRDQAFNTTDVCMVVDVNQMPDRLRAQYADGAL; from the coding sequence ATGACCGTTTCCCCCCAATTTGATTTGCAGTTGGCTTGCAGCGATACGGATGTCGTGGCGGCACAATGCCTACGGTATCAGGTCTTTGTGGCAGAGCTGGGCGGAACCCCCGACGGCGTGGATCACGCAGCCGGGCAAGAGACGGATGCGTTTGACGCCCATGCCGACCATTTGCTGTTGCGCGATCTGACGCGCCGCGCTGATGATCAGGTGATTGGGGTATATCGCCTAATGAACCGTGCGCAGGCTGATGCGGCGGGCGGCTTTTCCTCGGCGGCGGAATATGATCTGACACCGCTTTTGGCTGGCGGGCGCAAGTTGCTGGAACTTGGTCGGTCGTGCTTGCATCCCGACTACCGCGGGGGGGTCGCGATGCATCATCTATGGCAGGGGCTTGCGGCACATGTACGTCAGCAGAAGATTGAGATCCTGTTTGGAGTGGCGTCTTTTCATGGCGCGGATGCCAGCCGTCATGCGGCAGCGCTGGCGCATCTGCACCAAAGTTATTTGGCACCGCCAAAGCTGCGCCCTGTCGCAAAGGGGGCAGGCGCTGTTCCACAGGATGATCTGACTTTGGCTGATAAAAACCGCAAGGAAGCTGTAGCCGCGATCCCACCCCTGATCAAAGCGTATCTGCGGTTGGGTGGCATGGTGGGTGATGGCGCTTACCGCGATCAGGCGTTCAACACCACGGATGTTTGCATGGTGGTGGACGTCAATCAGATGCCTGACCGATTGCGGGCGCAGTATGCGGATGGCGCCTTATGA
- a CDS encoding lysophospholipid acyltransferase family protein: MTTWRSDDHAPHLAPTWGGVFRAVLRAIPLIVLVSGGLILMLTLRLIERPFFGLRRPITPHITQFVCRNGFRILGIGFQLKGVPMTGPGAVVANHSSWLDIFALNAGKRIYFVSKAEVAQWPLIGWLARATGTVFIRRERTEAASQIAVFRDRLAAGHRLLFFPEGTSTDGLQVLPFKPTLFAAFFEPSLREIMAIQAVTVKYTAPPDADPRFYGWWGDMEFGPHLLSTLAARQQGHVSVVYHTPVQVRDFADRKALARHLECQVRGGLTAHQHAEF; this comes from the coding sequence ATGACGACCTGGCGGTCCGACGATCACGCGCCGCATTTGGCGCCAACGTGGGGCGGCGTTTTCCGAGCGGTCTTGCGTGCGATCCCGTTGATCGTGTTGGTGAGTGGGGGCCTGATCTTGATGCTTACGCTGCGGTTGATTGAGCGTCCGTTCTTTGGCCTGCGCCGTCCGATCACGCCCCACATCACCCAGTTTGTCTGCCGCAACGGGTTTCGGATATTGGGGATCGGCTTCCAGTTAAAAGGCGTGCCGATGACCGGCCCCGGCGCGGTTGTCGCCAACCATTCCAGCTGGCTTGATATCTTTGCGCTGAATGCGGGAAAACGGATCTACTTTGTCTCCAAGGCCGAGGTGGCGCAATGGCCGCTGATCGGGTGGCTGGCGCGCGCCACTGGCACCGTCTTTATCCGCCGCGAACGCACCGAGGCTGCGTCACAGATTGCTGTATTCCGCGATAGACTGGCCGCCGGGCATCGGCTGCTGTTTTTTCCCGAAGGTACCTCGACCGACGGTTTGCAGGTCTTACCGTTCAAACCGACACTGTTTGCAGCTTTCTTTGAACCCAGCTTGCGCGAAATCATGGCAATTCAGGCGGTGACTGTGAAATACACCGCGCCACCGGATGCAGATCCACGGTTCTACGGCTGGTGGGGGGACATGGAATTTGGGCCGCATCTGTTGTCGACGCTTGCGGCAAGACAGCAAGGACATGTCAGTGTCGTCTACCATACGCCGGTGCAAGTGCGTGACTTTGCAGATCGCAAAGCGCTGGCGCGCCATCTGGAATGTCAGGTGCGGGGTGGATTAACCGCCCATCAGCACGCGGAATTCTGA
- a CDS encoding thiamine phosphate synthase encodes MSDSELPQIYLISPPEFDLSTYPDRLAACLDLVPVACVRLALSSRDEDRIGRAADALREITHQRDVALVIDSHFRLVERFGLDGVHLTDGARSVRAVRKELGDDAIVGTFCGNSRHDGMTAGELSADYVAFGPVGSTDLGGMQQAELELFAWWSQMIEIPVVAEGALTPELIKVLSTTTDFFGIGDEVWSNDDAAAKLSEFRVLMGG; translated from the coding sequence ATGTCCGATTCAGAGCTGCCGCAGATCTATCTGATCTCTCCACCAGAGTTTGATCTTTCCACGTACCCAGACCGGCTGGCGGCCTGCCTTGATCTAGTGCCCGTGGCCTGTGTACGACTTGCCCTTTCCAGCCGTGATGAAGACCGTATTGGCCGCGCCGCAGACGCGCTGCGCGAAATCACGCATCAACGCGATGTGGCGCTTGTGATCGACAGCCATTTTCGGCTGGTGGAACGGTTTGGCTTGGACGGTGTGCATTTGACCGACGGCGCCCGCTCCGTCCGGGCTGTGCGCAAAGAGCTGGGCGATGATGCAATTGTCGGCACCTTTTGCGGCAATTCGCGCCATGACGGCATGACCGCTGGCGAACTTTCCGCCGACTACGTGGCTTTTGGACCCGTGGGCAGCACGGATCTGGGCGGCATGCAGCAGGCCGAGCTTGAGCTGTTCGCCTGGTGGAGCCAGATGATCGAAATCCCCGTCGTTGCCGAAGGCGCGCTTACGCCCGAGTTGATCAAGGTACTCTCCACCACAACAGATTTCTTCGGCATTGGGGATGAGGTTTGGTCAAACGACGATGCCGCGGCCAAACTGTCAGAATTCCGCGTGCTGATGGGCGGTTAA
- a CDS encoding TfoX/Sxy family protein, translated as MAYDAGLAEVLRSDLAEEPGITERKMFGGLCFMKNGHMVCGVHQVGGMARVGKAAEPEALKIPGVAPLSFTGRKMGGMVDVAETTFADDALRHQVVTMALAYASSLPPK; from the coding sequence ATGGCCTATGATGCGGGATTGGCCGAGGTGCTGCGCAGCGACCTTGCCGAAGAGCCAGGGATCACTGAACGCAAGATGTTCGGTGGCCTTTGCTTTATGAAGAATGGCCATATGGTTTGCGGTGTGCATCAGGTCGGCGGCATGGCGCGCGTTGGCAAAGCGGCAGAGCCCGAGGCGCTGAAAATTCCCGGTGTGGCACCGCTGTCGTTTACCGGGCGCAAGATGGGCGGCATGGTTGACGTGGCCGAAACGACCTTTGCCGATGATGCCTTGCGGCATCAGGTTGTCACGATGGCACTGGCCTACGCCAGCAGCCTGCCTCCGAAGTAG
- a CDS encoding RNA methyltransferase, translating to MPTDTPQPAFVLIRPQMGENIGAAARAMWNFGLDRMRIAAPRDGWPNQSAVAMASGAGRLLDEAQLHGTTAEAVADCDYVYATTARPRELTKPVFTPQAALSDARDRIAAGQKVAVMFGPERAGMENDDIARANAIISVPVNPDFPSLNLAQCVLLCGYEWQRATVETPAQRTQMQGDWATQIEIEKLAENYESTLDRAGFFFPEHKAANMKMNLRNLWSRMSLTRADVQMLHGIMRQMVRWKDKG from the coding sequence ATGCCTACTGACACACCACAACCTGCCTTTGTGCTGATCCGCCCGCAAATGGGCGAAAATATCGGGGCCGCCGCGCGTGCCATGTGGAACTTTGGTCTGGACCGGATGCGCATTGCTGCCCCGCGCGATGGCTGGCCCAATCAAAGCGCTGTTGCCATGGCGTCTGGCGCGGGGCGGTTGCTGGACGAAGCGCAGTTGCACGGCACGACGGCGGAAGCGGTTGCGGATTGCGATTATGTTTATGCCACGACCGCGCGCCCACGGGAGTTGACCAAGCCCGTCTTCACGCCTCAGGCGGCTTTGTCGGATGCGCGTGACCGCATTGCCGCGGGCCAGAAGGTCGCGGTGATGTTTGGCCCCGAACGCGCGGGCATGGAAAATGATGATATCGCGCGGGCCAATGCGATCATCTCTGTCCCGGTGAACCCGGATTTTCCATCGTTGAACTTGGCGCAGTGTGTGCTGCTGTGTGGTTATGAATGGCAACGCGCGACGGTTGAGACACCCGCGCAGCGCACACAGATGCAGGGCGATTGGGCTACGCAGATCGAAATTGAGAAGCTGGCCGAGAATTATGAGAGCACGCTGGATCGGGCTGGGTTCTTCTTTCCCGAACACAAGGCCGCGAACATGAAGATGAACCTGCGCAACCTGTGGTCGCGCATGTCATTGACGCGCGCGGATGTGCAGATGTTGCACGGGATCATGCGGCAGATGGTGCGGTGGAAAGACAAAGGGTAG
- a CDS encoding glucokinase — protein sequence MPKHAANTFSLVADIGGTNTRVALAKGRDILTDTIRRYRNTDFPGLESVIRRYVDDEGGVDARAACVAVAGPVRDGRASMTNLDWTIDKTTLARATGSETVAILNDLQAQGHALGHLAPENIRTILTGVEANANAAKLVIGVGTGFNAAPVFDTDHGRLVTPSESGHANLPIRTAQELRLCEFVSSAHGFPAIEDVLSGRGLERVYAFLGQEENDPREAAAANIMAACAQGDDPRSAEAARIFTRILGTVAGNLSLVQLPFGGVYLAGGVARAFAPHLQTFGFGEAFRDKGRFAGFMGNFSVSVIEDDYAALTGSAAHLAAILKEA from the coding sequence ATGCCAAAACACGCTGCCAACACCTTTAGCCTTGTTGCCGACATTGGCGGCACCAACACGCGGGTTGCCCTTGCCAAAGGACGCGACATCCTGACCGACACGATCCGCCGGTATCGCAACACCGATTTCCCGGGGCTGGAAAGCGTGATCCGACGTTATGTCGATGATGAAGGGGGTGTTGATGCGCGCGCGGCCTGTGTGGCAGTGGCAGGCCCTGTGCGGGATGGCCGGGCGTCAATGACGAACCTTGACTGGACAATCGACAAGACCACCCTTGCCCGCGCCACCGGGTCCGAGACCGTGGCAATCCTGAACGATCTTCAGGCCCAGGGCCATGCCCTTGGCCATCTGGCGCCGGAAAACATTCGCACGATCCTGACCGGGGTAGAAGCCAATGCAAATGCAGCCAAACTGGTAATTGGCGTCGGCACCGGGTTCAACGCAGCCCCGGTCTTTGATACCGACCACGGACGGCTGGTGACACCATCGGAAAGCGGTCACGCCAACTTGCCCATTCGCACCGCACAAGAGCTGCGCTTGTGCGAATTTGTGTCCAGCGCGCATGGCTTCCCAGCGATCGAGGATGTGCTGTCGGGCCGCGGCCTGGAGCGGGTTTATGCGTTTCTGGGGCAAGAGGAAAACGACCCGCGCGAGGCAGCGGCCGCAAACATCATGGCCGCCTGCGCCCAAGGCGACGATCCCCGTAGCGCCGAGGCTGCGCGTATCTTCACGCGCATCCTGGGCACGGTGGCGGGCAACCTGTCGCTGGTGCAATTGCCCTTCGGCGGTGTCTATCTGGCGGGGGGCGTCGCGCGCGCCTTTGCCCCACACCTGCAAACCTTCGGCTTTGGCGAAGCCTTCCGCGACAAAGGCCGCTTTGCGGGCTTCATGGGCAACTTCTCGGTCAGCGTGATCGAGGATGACTACGCCGCCCTCACCGGCTCTGCCGCGCATCTTGCCGCCATTCTGAAAGAGGCCTGA